CATATTGATTCTTGGTTTATAGCGGATAGTATGGATGGTTTTAATATTCATATTCAGGAAACAAAACCTACAGCTAGTGAGAATCATTTGTTTTTTGTAAATCTTGGTTCATATAAAAATAATTCCTTTGGAGAGTACCATTTTATGACCTTGGTAGTTGCCCAATCAAGAAGTGAAGCAATTGAAAAAGCAAGAGAGAAGGCACCGAAGAACGAAGAAATGCAACACAGCGATAATATCCATGATATAGATGAATGTATAAGAATTTCTGAAGTTAGCAATTATTATATTGCTCTTGAATATACTGGTATAAAAAAAGAAAGTAGCATAGTTAATGGTTATCAGAAACTAAAAAACCATTAATCATATCTCCGTAGACCTCTTGCAAAACTCTACTTCTGCTGGTAATTTGGACAATGATGCGGTACTCGAATCCTCACGTACATTTAAGTACGCTGCGGTTCTGCGTTCCGCGTCTCCTTCAAATTCCTCAGCATAAGCGAGTTTTGCAAGAGGTCTAGTGAACGTTTACGGTTTTTTTATGATGATGAATGAAAATTGTAGGGTATGCCTTGTTATCGACAGCAATTTATAAGTTTATTGTGTAATTTATTTAAATGACATATTATATTAAATGTTAAACTATTTAAATAAACATTTAGGTATAGATTGTGGAAAAACTAATAACAAGTATGGATCAACATGGTAGAGTATTAATTCCGTCAGAAATAAGAGGAGTGCTTAATATACAACCTGGTGATAAAGTTAATCTAGGTTCTGTGAACAAAATTTAGATTACTAGATTTCGACTCTTTTTAGCTGCAAATTATAAGATTTTTTTGAAATAAAACTAACTATTCCGGCAAAAATCTTATTAATTTTCGCTTAAAAATACTCAAAATCTAAACAATTAAAATTTTGTTCACAGAGCCTAGGAATTTATAAGGATGAAGTAAAAATAATTAGTGCTAATAAAATAATAGATGAGATGCATGCAATTTTTATAAAAAATCAAACTGATAAAAAAGATTCAATGGTGGATGATTTTATAAACAAAAAGCATGAAGAATACCAGATAGAAGAATTGAGAAATATAAAAAATGGCTAATAAGATAGTATTTGATTCTTCCGCAATAATTAAAAAAACAAAATAGTATGGTTTATCCTTAGGCGATAGGGGTTGTATTGCTTTAGCAATGTTTAAAAATTATTCTATACTTACTTGTGATGATATGGCAAAAAGTTGACCTTGATATTAGACCTCTTGCATAACCTAATCTAATTGGTAATTTTGTTGTCAAAACTCGTCTCCGTTCCTCACGTACATCTTAGTATGCTGCGGTACTCGACTTCGTTTTTCCTAAAAATTCCTCAATTATCTTTAGGTTATGCAAGAGGTCTATTGAATTCATAATGGCAAGATAATATACCTCTTTTGAAACTCTACTTTTGCAATGACTAAAAATAAGAGCAAATACCATGTTAACTAAAGAAACTAAATTAAAACTATACGCTTCTGCTTTGAAAAGTATCAAATTATGCAATAAATATATTGCTTCCATACTACTACTATTACCCTTAATAGCAAATGGCAAGATTGTTAAGACTAATAGTTTAGAACAAATAAATAATGAATATCAAGAATTATGCAATAATTATCCCCCGGAGGATATCCTACTGGTTTTAGGAAGAGACAAAGTTATATTCAAATCATTTTTTCCACCAATTAACCAACTGAATAAAAATGAATTATCTAAACTATCTGAATTATTTAAATCAGTTAAAGCATCAAAGGTAGTTTATATTGATACAATATTGTTTACAGAGTATAAAAATGAGTTATTAGATAGCAATTTACCTAAATTTATAAAAGGTATAATGGATAAAGGAAGTCCAGTAATTGTTAGTGACCGTAGTTTAACTGGTAACTTTAACAATATAAAGAAATTAGAAATATGGAAGGCTGATTATTTAAAAAAATTCAATATTGATTTATCTAATAGTTTTCCTCAACATAACTATCTTATTTTTAATAATATGGAGCCTTTTGATAATACTTATCAGACATTTTATCAAGGTATATTG
This genomic interval from Candidatus Tisiphia endosymbiont of Dioctria linearis contains the following:
- a CDS encoding DUF1543 domain-containing protein; the encoded protein is MPQFQDFMFNYPKLGIFYLGGKIEGCNIEIHDVVFVIGKSNIDMSQQIKGKWIGTPESLHIDSWFIADSMDGFNIHIQETKPTASENHLFFVNLGSYKNNSFGEYHFMTLVVAQSRSEAIEKAREKAPKNEEMQHSDNIHDIDECIRISEVSNYYIALEYTGIKKESSIVNGYQKLKNH
- a CDS encoding AbrB/MazE/SpoVT family DNA-binding domain-containing protein: MEKLITSMDQHGRVLIPSEIRGVLNIQPGDKVNLGSVNKI
- a CDS encoding DUF2608 domain-containing protein; the encoded protein is MLTKETKLKLYASALKSIKLCNKYIASILLLLPLIANGKIVKTNSLEQINNEYQELCNNYPPEDILLVLGRDKVIFKSFFPPINQLNKNELSKLSELFKSVKASKVVYIDTILFTEYKNELLDSNLPKFIKGIMDKGSPVIVSDRSLTGNFNNIKKLEIWKADYLKKFNIDLSNSFPQHNYLIFNNMEPFDNTYQTFYQGILSSNNSPLFRLILNFLIEVKFMPKVLIMVDENSSELNSMESQLRNYDDKVMFIGYNYRLSDTKESIFNSHDFVKLFNELINKVNATKRSNVKIKNQKNINPYDNKK